A genome region from Flavobacterium sp. includes the following:
- a CDS encoding carbohydrate kinase, giving the protein MNNGKNLKAVAYGEVLWDVFANEKKIGGAPLNVALRMKTLGCEVAMISCVGNDEDGRAIKEQVKQLGLETDTIVVSEDFPTGLVNVTLNERGSATYEISYPSAWDKIELNELAKATVKAADVLIYGSLVCRDDVSRKALEELLDNDVYKVFDVNLRKPHYTYEILNQLMLSADFIKFNDEELLEIAKAMKSPFESLEENMTFIEEKTKATAMCVTKGKHGALLLWKGKIYENGGYPIEVADTVGAGDSFLAALITSLLTEKDPQNSIDFACAVGALVAEAPGANPEVPNSKIENLMAATKI; this is encoded by the coding sequence ATGAATAACGGAAAAAACCTTAAGGCGGTGGCATACGGAGAGGTACTTTGGGATGTTTTTGCCAATGAAAAAAAGATTGGCGGAGCTCCATTGAATGTAGCCTTGCGCATGAAAACGTTAGGTTGCGAAGTGGCCATGATAAGCTGTGTAGGAAATGATGAAGACGGGAGAGCAATAAAAGAGCAAGTGAAACAACTGGGACTTGAAACGGATACAATCGTAGTTTCTGAAGATTTTCCAACTGGTTTGGTTAATGTTACCTTGAATGAGCGTGGATCGGCAACTTATGAAATCAGTTATCCGTCTGCCTGGGATAAAATTGAATTGAATGAATTGGCAAAAGCAACGGTAAAAGCGGCTGATGTTTTGATTTATGGAAGTTTGGTTTGTCGCGACGATGTTTCAAGAAAAGCTTTGGAAGAACTGCTTGACAATGATGTTTATAAGGTGTTTGATGTGAATCTAAGAAAACCTCATTATACCTATGAAATTCTGAACCAGCTTATGCTATCGGCTGATTTTATAAAATTTAATGATGAAGAATTGCTCGAAATTGCAAAAGCCATGAAATCTCCTTTTGAAAGTCTGGAAGAAAACATGACTTTCATTGAAGAAAAAACGAAAGCGACTGCAATGTGTGTAACAAAAGGAAAACATGGAGCATTGTTATTGTGGAAAGGAAAAATTTATGAAAACGGCGGTTACCCAATCGAGGTTGCCGATACGGTAGGTGCCGGTGATTCTTTCTTGGCTGCTTTAATCACTTCATTGTTAACCGAGAAAGATCCTCAGAATTCAATTGATTTTGCCTGCGCTGTAGGTGCGCTTGTTGCTGAAGCGCCTGGCGCAAATCCGGAAGTTCCAAATTCTAAGATTGAAAATTTAATGGCTGCAACTAAAATTTAA
- a CDS encoding helix-turn-helix domain-containing protein: MAKKINIKAYCPVDYAFQRIGGKYKGRILWSLKDDILRYGELKRNIEGITPKMLTQTLKELEADGLIFRKVYLEVPPRVEYSLSETGIELIPFINQMSAWAEKQMALISI, from the coding sequence ATGGCAAAAAAAATAAACATAAAAGCATATTGCCCAGTTGATTACGCTTTTCAGCGAATTGGAGGAAAATATAAAGGCCGAATTTTATGGTCGCTAAAAGATGACATCTTACGCTATGGCGAACTAAAAAGGAACATTGAAGGAATCACACCAAAAATGCTCACACAGACTTTAAAAGAATTAGAAGCTGATGGATTGATTTTCAGAAAAGTATATCTCGAAGTACCGCCTCGAGTTGAATACTCGTTGTCTGAAACAGGCATTGAGTTAATTCCTTTCATCAACCAAATGAGTGCTTGGGCTGAAAAACAAATGGCTTTGATTTCGATTTAA
- a CDS encoding saccharopine dehydrogenase NADP-binding domain-containing protein gives MENTIAIYGAYGHTGKFIVAELYRQGYRNLILSERDLEKLAALLPFFPDSEIKAADIDDPKSLDEAFKDIKIIINAAGPYLDTSAPIIKAALRSGSHYIDLSAEQKPVLDIIDEFSEEAKNKEILIIPAAAFYGGLADVLATQLTKEWEHTDEINVYIGLDSWHPTKGTRLTGDRNHYKRLTFKDNRLKELEPTPSKEWNFKKPIGSKEVVSLPLSEIITISNHLNVNTVNTYLSQNSLDDLRNNNTPEPKPTDEKNRSSQQFSLEVVAVKGNEERRISAQGQDIYAVTAPLVVEAVNGILSGKAASSGVKTLGEAFTAGDFLNSLQEDDIKITMVEKSYVK, from the coding sequence ATGGAAAATACTATTGCAATTTATGGCGCATACGGACATACAGGAAAATTTATTGTAGCAGAACTTTACAGACAAGGCTATAGAAATTTGATTCTCTCTGAAAGAGATTTGGAAAAACTGGCTGCTTTGCTTCCGTTTTTTCCGGATTCAGAAATAAAAGCGGCAGACATCGATGATCCAAAATCATTAGATGAAGCTTTTAAAGACATCAAAATTATTATAAACGCTGCTGGTCCATATTTGGATACTTCGGCGCCCATAATTAAAGCGGCTTTAAGATCTGGCAGTCATTATATTGATTTATCGGCAGAACAAAAACCTGTGTTGGATATTATTGATGAATTTTCAGAAGAAGCCAAAAATAAAGAAATCTTAATCATTCCAGCAGCCGCCTTTTATGGCGGGTTGGCTGATGTATTGGCGACTCAATTAACAAAGGAGTGGGAGCATACAGATGAAATCAACGTGTATATTGGTCTGGATTCCTGGCATCCTACAAAAGGGACAAGATTGACAGGAGATAGAAACCACTACAAAAGATTAACGTTCAAAGACAATCGCTTGAAGGAACTAGAACCAACTCCTTCAAAAGAATGGAATTTTAAAAAACCAATAGGCAGCAAAGAAGTGGTGAGCCTGCCTCTTTCGGAAATCATTACGATTTCGAACCATTTAAACGTGAATACGGTTAATACGTATTTGAGTCAGAACTCTTTAGACGATCTTAGAAACAACAATACGCCAGAGCCAAAACCGACAGATGAAAAAAACAGATCTTCACAGCAATTTAGCCTTGAAGTCGTTGCTGTAAAAGGTAATGAAGAAAGAAGAATTTCGGCTCAAGGCCAAGATATTTATGCTGTGACTGCTCCCTTGGTTGTAGAGGCGGTAAACGGAATTTTATCTGGAAAAGCAGCTTCAAGCGGTGTAAAGACACTGGGAGAAGCATTTACAGCGGGCGATTTTTTAAATTCGCTGCAGGAAGATGATATAAAAATTACTATGGTAGAGAAATCATACGTAAAATGA
- a CDS encoding cold-shock protein: MQEGTVKFFNEEKGFGFITPNNGGAEVFVHASGLSENIRQDDQVRYDIQEGRKGPNAVNVVVA, translated from the coding sequence ATGCAAGAAGGTACAGTAAAATTTTTCAATGAAGAAAAAGGATTTGGATTCATAACTCCTAATAACGGAGGAGCCGAAGTTTTTGTTCATGCTTCAGGTCTATCAGAAAACATCCGCCAGGATGATCAAGTACGATACGACATACAGGAAGGCCGTAAAGGTCCAAACGCAGTAAACGTAGTCGTAGCATAA
- a CDS encoding Crp/Fnr family transcriptional regulator — protein sequence MMFEVFATYLRDHTDFSDEDLEVICAAGVQRNLRKWQPLLQDGEIWKINCFIASGSLRIYRISDDGREHTFRFGVETWWVTDAESYNMEKPSLYNIEALENSTVIVWTKEKWTSLMREIPALKAFQDRLTASSYEASQRRIYSLISSSAEEKYTEFQKTYPTIFNRVPLHMVASYLGISRETVSRLRKNFTNRK from the coding sequence ATGATGTTTGAAGTTTTTGCCACATACCTTCGTGACCATACAGACTTTTCAGATGAAGATCTGGAAGTTATCTGCGCGGCAGGCGTTCAGAGAAACCTGCGTAAATGGCAGCCCTTGCTCCAGGATGGAGAAATATGGAAGATCAATTGTTTTATTGCCAGCGGGTCTTTAAGAATTTACAGGATTTCAGATGATGGCAGAGAACATACATTTAGGTTCGGGGTTGAAACATGGTGGGTTACAGATGCAGAGAGTTACAATATGGAGAAGCCTTCGCTTTACAACATCGAAGCATTGGAGAACAGCACCGTTATTGTCTGGACAAAGGAGAAATGGACCTCACTGATGAGAGAAATACCAGCATTAAAGGCATTTCAGGATCGATTGACGGCCAGCAGTTATGAAGCAAGCCAGCGTCGCATATATTCTTTAATAAGCTCTTCGGCAGAAGAAAAGTATACCGAATTCCAAAAGACATACCCCACTATTTTTAATCGGGTGCCCCTTCATATGGTGGCTTCCTATTTGGGGATATCAAGGGAAACGGTCAGCAGGCTCAGGAAAAATTTCACAAATCGTAAATGA
- a CDS encoding amidase produces MKNQDEIYYQDATKLAEMIRRREISPVEIVKAHLDRIEELNPSINAVVSVAQDAMKDAQAAEAAVMRGNELGPLHGVPFTVKDSIDTANVLTQRGSPIFKGRIPEKDATSVARLKGAGGILLAKTNLPEFSYWIESDNLLSGRSNNPWDLSRTPGGSSGGESAAIAAGMSPLGLGTDLAISVRGPGAQTGIASLKATHGRVPMTGVWPRAPRRFWHTGPMARSIRDLALSFSLLSGPDGLDGYSSSTVQFDAGIGKLPSRRLKVGWMVGPGFGPVDPEVAAVVETASRALKELGILVEPVRIHALEKDFALDVFNRLHVMEMKPAFLEAVAGRSDDEIYKMAKTMLSLPDTSMKDYIEAEQASERLKDGFAAYFQKYDALLTHVLPIPAHKHGAGDFLINGQKVDATYLQGATVPLNITGLPGISMRFGTSTDGMPINIQLVGSWQAETTILHIASLLESVSKVGGLHPIL; encoded by the coding sequence ATGAAAAATCAAGATGAAATTTATTATCAGGATGCCACAAAGCTTGCAGAAATGATCCGCAGACGTGAGATTTCTCCCGTCGAAATAGTAAAGGCGCACCTGGACCGGATTGAGGAGCTCAATCCAAGCATCAATGCAGTTGTTTCGGTTGCCCAGGATGCCATGAAAGACGCACAGGCCGCAGAGGCAGCCGTTATGAGAGGAAATGAGTTGGGCCCTCTGCACGGCGTACCCTTTACCGTTAAGGATTCCATAGACACGGCAAATGTGCTGACCCAGCGAGGTTCGCCGATTTTCAAGGGACGAATCCCTGAAAAAGATGCCACCAGCGTAGCGCGGCTAAAAGGTGCCGGAGGCATCCTTTTGGCAAAAACCAATCTTCCGGAATTCTCGTACTGGATTGAAAGTGACAACCTGCTTAGCGGCAGGTCCAACAATCCTTGGGATCTGAGCCGCACTCCAGGCGGTTCCAGCGGCGGGGAGTCAGCTGCCATTGCAGCGGGCATGTCCCCGCTCGGACTGGGTACCGACCTGGCGATTTCTGTCCGCGGCCCGGGAGCGCAGACTGGCATTGCGTCCCTTAAAGCCACCCACGGGCGTGTACCTATGACAGGGGTCTGGCCCCGCGCTCCGCGCCGTTTCTGGCACACTGGACCTATGGCGCGCAGCATCCGTGACCTTGCCTTAAGCTTTTCGCTGCTTTCAGGCCCTGACGGCCTGGACGGCTACTCTTCAAGTACGGTGCAGTTTGACGCAGGTATCGGAAAGCTGCCCTCACGCCGGCTCAAAGTAGGCTGGATGGTCGGACCCGGTTTCGGACCTGTAGACCCTGAGGTTGCCGCTGTGGTGGAAACTGCATCAAGGGCCCTTAAGGAATTAGGCATACTAGTAGAACCTGTGCGCATACACGCGCTTGAAAAAGACTTTGCCCTTGATGTTTTCAACCGCCTGCATGTAATGGAGATGAAACCCGCTTTTCTTGAGGCCGTCGCAGGAAGAAGCGATGATGAGATTTATAAAATGGCCAAAACGATGCTTTCGCTGCCCGACACTTCAATGAAAGACTACATTGAAGCAGAACAGGCATCAGAACGCCTGAAAGACGGATTTGCGGCATACTTCCAGAAATATGACGCGCTTCTAACCCATGTGCTTCCAATACCAGCCCATAAGCATGGTGCTGGGGATTTCCTTATAAATGGGCAGAAGGTCGATGCCACCTATCTTCAGGGGGCAACCGTGCCGCTTAACATTACAGGACTGCCGGGCATCTCGATGCGCTTTGGAACGAGCACTGACGGCATGCCCATCAATATACAGCTTGTCGGAAGCTGGCAGGCCGAAACAACCATCCTGCATATTGCCTCGCTGCTGGAAAGCGTCAGCAAAGTGGGCGGCCTCCACCCCATTCTTTAA
- a CDS encoding nuclear transport factor 2 family protein — MKTIEERILILEDESAIRNLAAEFADAATTADYDKLRLLWKDDGVFTINEPANVTKTGVDDICAHIKFLRDERDFFVQFVHSGVINVNGNQAAARWIIHEVGQGPSEKYYNNYGVFNDTMEKINGKWFFCSRIYDYMWVDFGKFEGKAINNLNAAKK, encoded by the coding sequence ATGAAAACTATTGAGGAAAGAATATTGATTCTTGAAGACGAATCAGCAATCAGAAATCTTGCTGCAGAATTTGCAGATGCCGCCACCACTGCGGATTACGACAAATTAAGGCTGCTTTGGAAAGATGATGGCGTTTTCACGATCAACGAACCGGCAAATGTTACCAAAACAGGTGTGGATGATATCTGCGCCCACATAAAATTCCTTCGTGACGAAAGGGACTTTTTTGTCCAGTTTGTTCATTCAGGCGTTATCAACGTTAATGGAAACCAAGCTGCCGCCAGATGGATTATTCATGAGGTAGGACAAGGCCCTTCTGAAAAATATTACAATAATTACGGTGTATTTAACGACACGATGGAAAAAATAAACGGCAAATGGTTTTTCTGCAGCAGGATTTATGATTATATGTGGGTCGATTTCGGCAAATTTGAAGGAAAGGCAATAAATAATCTCAACGCGGCAAAAAAATAG
- a CDS encoding helix-turn-helix transcriptional regulator, which produces MQLQTSQEPIPIYSLKPDESGNKQFRMYSFNRDFPDRSEVLLPHRKDYYLLVLIRQGGGRQWIDMTPYSLKDNAIYFMGPDQVIVKEQMVQLTSIGIAFTKDFLTFQETSIATLPIIKNPGTFPELVLEETNMILVEDIISKIMLEYQQPSQWQNRMLGAYLTVLLTHLSRLYDEQASDSGIAADKTLLKSFLAKVNERFAELHEVSHYASLLHISAGHLSESVKKQSGKPAIKHIHDRLVMESRRLLMHTNSPIKEIAYNLGFTDASYFNRFFKRETGLTPVEYRVDIRRMSH; this is translated from the coding sequence ATGCAGCTTCAAACCAGTCAGGAACCAATTCCAATTTACAGCTTAAAGCCAGATGAGAGCGGAAATAAGCAATTCAGGATGTATAGCTTTAACAGAGACTTTCCGGACCGTTCAGAAGTTCTGCTTCCTCATCGAAAAGATTACTACCTCCTTGTATTGATTCGTCAGGGCGGAGGACGGCAGTGGATCGATATGACACCTTATTCATTAAAGGACAATGCTATTTACTTTATGGGTCCCGATCAGGTAATAGTAAAAGAGCAAATGGTCCAGTTAACAAGTATAGGAATTGCTTTCACAAAAGATTTTTTGACATTTCAGGAAACATCTATAGCAACATTGCCCATTATCAAAAATCCCGGAACATTTCCGGAATTGGTCCTTGAAGAAACGAACATGATTCTGGTTGAAGATATCATTTCAAAAATTATGCTTGAATATCAACAGCCAAGCCAGTGGCAGAATAGAATGCTGGGCGCCTACTTAACTGTTTTACTAACCCACCTCAGTCGTCTATATGATGAACAGGCTTCGGACAGCGGCATCGCCGCCGATAAAACTTTGCTGAAAAGTTTTTTGGCAAAAGTCAACGAGCGCTTTGCCGAACTCCATGAAGTAAGCCATTATGCTTCGCTGCTCCATATATCTGCAGGGCATTTAAGTGAATCCGTAAAAAAACAAAGCGGCAAACCGGCCATCAAGCATATTCATGACAGGCTGGTTATGGAATCAAGGCGGCTGCTGATGCACACTAACAGTCCAATAAAAGAAATTGCATATAATCTAGGGTTTACCGATGCCTCTTACTTCAACCGTTTTTTCAAACGTGAAACAGGATTGACCCCGGTGGAATACCGTGTCGACATCCGAAGAATGTCCCATTAA
- a CDS encoding helix-turn-helix transcriptional regulator → MTESIKNKIKNIRELRNYTQQYMADQLGITQAGYSKIEKGKTSISYAKLQQISIILEVSTEDIINFNSQTYIKNLNAADHADKVNFNECKILKGLYEDKIKLLEKLLDRTELELEYCKKKHNPCCC, encoded by the coding sequence ATGACAGAATCAATAAAGAATAAAATTAAAAATATAAGGGAGCTGAGAAATTACACCCAGCAGTATATGGCTGATCAGCTGGGCATTACGCAAGCAGGCTACAGTAAAATTGAAAAAGGAAAAACCAGCATATCATACGCTAAATTACAACAAATCAGCATAATCCTGGAAGTCAGCACAGAAGATATAATAAATTTTAACAGCCAGACATACATTAAAAATTTAAATGCGGCGGACCATGCCGATAAGGTAAATTTTAATGAATGCAAAATTTTAAAAGGGCTGTACGAGGACAAAATAAAACTTTTAGAAAAACTTTTAGACAGGACAGAACTCGAATTGGAATATTGTAAAAAGAAACATAATCCCTGCTGCTGTTAA
- a CDS encoding ATP-binding protein, translating into MERTLHLLKDIVDNAPLPIGVYAGRELRIVIANQAMVKTWGKGSGVIGKTYFEVVPEIEKQRIFDEALKAYDSGNAFHAVDKRVDLVHDGTEKTFYFNYCFIPLFDAQGQVYGLMNTGMDVTDLHLAREKAQSSSEQLRMAVEASGLGTYEIDLINGNIATSGNFKAIWNIEGPITNEKIISRLHPDDIAVREQAHREAEHTGLISYQARIVEEHQPVRWTKINGKIIKDQNGSAVKITGIIEDIGRQKALEQQLREEAQKSNQELRRSNEELLHFANLVSHDLKEPLRKIKTFISRIISESSGGLSEKQQWYLQKMDHTAQRMHNVIEGILAYSGADKKTQPVEWVDLNEVMRDIKTDLELVIQEKGAVLIASELPEIQGSSILLQQLFYNLVHNALKFSRAEVPPRITISSELIDENGAKGVRICIEDNGIGLDEAFTERIFTAFERLHSKDQFEGSGLGLSICRKIVQRHGGTINASGQKDKGSVFTLQLPLRQQSDSL; encoded by the coding sequence ATGGAAAGAACTTTACACCTTTTAAAAGACATAGTGGATAATGCCCCGCTTCCCATCGGGGTGTATGCAGGAAGAGAATTAAGGATAGTAATTGCCAATCAGGCGATGGTAAAAACCTGGGGAAAGGGCAGCGGGGTGATAGGAAAGACTTATTTCGAGGTGGTCCCCGAGATTGAAAAGCAGCGTATTTTTGATGAAGCCCTGAAGGCCTATGACAGCGGGAATGCTTTCCATGCGGTGGACAAAAGAGTGGATCTGGTACATGACGGCACAGAGAAGACCTTTTATTTCAATTACTGTTTCATACCGCTTTTCGATGCTCAGGGACAGGTCTATGGGTTGATGAATACCGGAATGGACGTCACGGACCTTCATCTTGCACGTGAGAAGGCGCAGAGCTCCTCCGAACAGCTCCGCATGGCTGTCGAGGCTTCAGGTCTGGGCACCTACGAGATCGATCTGATAAACGGAAATATTGCCACCTCTGGCAATTTTAAGGCCATATGGAATATAGAAGGGCCCATTACAAATGAGAAAATTATCTCAAGGCTGCATCCTGATGACATTGCTGTAAGAGAGCAGGCGCACAGAGAGGCCGAGCATACCGGTCTTATCAGCTATCAGGCAAGAATAGTGGAGGAGCACCAGCCGGTGCGGTGGACTAAGATAAACGGAAAAATAATCAAGGATCAGAACGGCAGCGCCGTTAAAATCACTGGTATAATAGAGGATATCGGACGCCAGAAAGCCCTGGAGCAGCAGCTCAGGGAAGAAGCGCAGAAGAGCAATCAGGAGCTCCGACGCTCCAATGAGGAGCTGCTTCATTTTGCCAATCTGGTCAGCCACGACCTCAAGGAGCCTCTGCGGAAGATCAAGACTTTTATCAGCCGCATTATAAGCGAAAGCTCCGGGGGGCTTTCTGAAAAGCAGCAGTGGTATCTACAGAAAATGGATCATACCGCCCAGCGGATGCATAATGTCATTGAAGGTATTCTCGCCTATTCAGGCGCCGATAAGAAAACGCAGCCTGTGGAATGGGTGGACCTTAATGAAGTGATGCGCGATATCAAGACCGACCTGGAGCTGGTAATCCAGGAGAAGGGTGCTGTTTTAATCGCCTCTGAGCTGCCTGAAATACAGGGCTCAAGTATTCTACTCCAGCAGCTTTTCTATAATCTGGTGCACAATGCCCTGAAATTTTCAAGGGCCGAAGTGCCTCCAAGGATCACTATCAGTTCTGAGCTTATTGATGAAAATGGAGCCAAGGGGGTGCGTATCTGCATTGAGGACAACGGCATAGGTCTTGATGAGGCCTTCACAGAGAGGATCTTCACGGCTTTTGAGAGGCTTCATTCCAAAGACCAGTTTGAAGGCAGCGGTCTGGGTCTTTCAATCTGCAGAAAGATTGTCCAGCGCCACGGGGGAACCATAAATGCATCCGGGCAGAAGGACAAAGGGTCTGTCTTTACCCTGCAGCTTCCCCTGCGCCAGCAGAGCGACTCCTTGTAG
- a CDS encoding response regulator produces the protein MISSENSQPVPDGEIGKEPLKIILAEDDKEDQELFLDALGETDVDSEVTVVENGQELLDNLKDESQSDPDMIFIDINMPVKGGVQALEEIKGDENLKDIPAVMLSTWDHPLDVEDAFAKGADLYVQKPNSFAGFVLILKKVFFLHWAKALLAPVRKLFFVSEKNVS, from the coding sequence ATGATAAGTTCCGAAAATTCACAACCCGTCCCTGATGGGGAAATCGGCAAAGAGCCGCTGAAAATTATACTAGCAGAAGATGATAAAGAGGACCAGGAATTATTCCTTGATGCCCTTGGAGAAACTGATGTTGATTCTGAGGTGACCGTGGTGGAGAACGGGCAGGAGCTATTGGATAATCTCAAAGATGAATCCCAGTCAGATCCTGATATGATTTTTATTGATATCAATATGCCCGTTAAAGGAGGCGTGCAGGCGCTGGAAGAAATTAAGGGCGATGAAAACCTTAAGGATATCCCGGCCGTTATGCTCTCTACCTGGGACCATCCCTTGGATGTTGAAGATGCTTTTGCGAAGGGGGCGGATCTTTATGTGCAGAAGCCGAATTCTTTTGCCGGCTTTGTTTTGATCCTCAAAAAAGTGTTCTTTCTGCACTGGGCAAAAGCTTTACTTGCTCCGGTCAGGAAACTGTTTTTTGTTTCGGAAAAGAATGTATCCTAG
- a CDS encoding fasciclin domain-containing protein, translating to MKTRKFLAAAILALGFGLTSFAQKTVMVGGAAMYPNKNIIENAVNSKDHTTLVAAVKAAGLVETLQGKGPFTVFAPTNEAFSKLPAGTVETLLKPENIKSLQTILTYHVVAGKMNSSDIAKAIKAGKGKASLKTVSGGTLTAWMDGKDLYISDESGNKAKVTISDVNQSNGVIHVVDAVLLPKM from the coding sequence ATGAAAACTAGAAAATTTTTAGCAGCAGCAATCCTGGCATTAGGATTTGGATTGACATCATTTGCACAAAAAACAGTAATGGTTGGTGGAGCAGCTATGTATCCTAATAAAAATATTATAGAAAATGCGGTAAACTCAAAGGATCATACCACCTTGGTAGCAGCAGTAAAAGCAGCAGGATTAGTTGAAACTTTACAAGGTAAAGGCCCATTTACTGTTTTTGCACCAACAAATGAAGCATTTAGTAAATTGCCGGCTGGAACTGTTGAAACATTATTGAAACCTGAGAATATTAAATCATTACAAACTATATTGACATATCATGTAGTGGCCGGTAAAATGAATAGTTCTGATATTGCAAAAGCAATAAAAGCTGGTAAAGGAAAAGCTTCTTTAAAAACAGTTAGCGGCGGAACTCTAACTGCCTGGATGGATGGAAAAGATTTGTACATTAGTGACGAAAGTGGCAATAAAGCTAAAGTTACAATTTCAGATGTAAATCAATCTAATGGTGTCATACATGTAGTGGACGCAGTACTGCTTCCAAAAATGTAG
- the hemH gene encoding ferrochelatase has translation MKGVLLVNLGSPESPAPKDVKPYLDEFLMDKYVIDVPYLLRVLLVRGIILRKRPEESAHAYAKIWWEEGSPLVVLSERMQKKVQTLVNVPVELAMRYGSMTIEKGLQQLHDKGVTEVLLFPLYPQYAMASTLTILVKAEEIRKKKFPHITFTDVPAFYNKPDYIKNLADSIQKHLVGFEYDHLLFSYHGIPERHIRKTDVTKSHCKIDGSCCSAPSPAHDFCYRHQCYETTRQVVKLLGLPEDKYSLTFQSRLAGDKWLEPYTDIEIDKMPAKGIKNLAVVTPAFVSDCLETLEEIAMRAKEDFEKNGGENFLAIPCLNDDQKWCQTVSNWINEWAE, from the coding sequence ATGAAAGGCGTATTATTAGTAAATTTGGGATCTCCCGAAAGTCCCGCACCAAAAGATGTTAAACCGTATTTAGATGAATTTTTAATGGATAAATACGTGATCGATGTTCCGTATTTATTGAGAGTTTTATTGGTTCGCGGCATTATTTTAAGAAAAAGGCCAGAAGAATCTGCGCACGCTTATGCGAAAATCTGGTGGGAAGAAGGTTCTCCATTAGTTGTTCTTTCAGAAAGAATGCAGAAAAAAGTACAGACTTTAGTAAATGTACCGGTTGAACTTGCAATGCGTTACGGAAGCATGACAATCGAGAAAGGACTCCAGCAATTGCATGATAAAGGCGTTACTGAAGTACTGCTTTTTCCGCTGTATCCGCAATATGCAATGGCTTCGACTTTGACTATTTTGGTAAAGGCCGAAGAAATCCGCAAGAAGAAATTCCCGCACATTACATTTACTGATGTTCCGGCATTTTATAACAAACCGGATTACATCAAGAATTTGGCAGATTCAATTCAAAAACATTTAGTTGGTTTTGAATATGATCATTTGTTGTTTTCTTATCACGGAATTCCAGAGCGTCACATTCGCAAAACCGACGTTACAAAATCACATTGTAAAATTGACGGTTCTTGTTGCAGTGCGCCATCTCCGGCACACGATTTCTGTTATCGTCACCAATGTTACGAAACAACAAGGCAAGTTGTAAAATTATTAGGGCTTCCCGAAGATAAATACAGTCTGACATTTCAATCGCGTTTGGCGGGAGATAAATGGTTAGAGCCTTATACTGATATTGAAATTGACAAAATGCCGGCAAAAGGAATTAAAAATCTGGCTGTTGTAACACCTGCTTTCGTTTCGGATTGTTTAGAAACGCTCGAAGAAATCGCCATGCGCGCCAAAGAAGATTTTGAGAAAAATGGAGGGGAAAATTTCCTGGCTATTCCCTGTTTGAATGACGACCAGAAGTGGTGCCAGACTGTTAGCAACTGGATTAATGAGTGGGCTGAATAA